Part of the Pseudomonas sp. P8_241 genome is shown below.
GGGGCTGACACGGATTGCCTACGCCATGCCGGTCGGTGCAGGCAAACCGTGTCCGGCGGGAATCAACCTGCAATGGGCAATGCGCTTGTCCGAAGGGCACATCGCCGCGCGGGTATTCGAGCGGGGCGAGGGGCCGACGGCATCTTCGGGGACCAGCGCCAGCGCGGTGGCCTGTGCGGCCTGGCGGGTGGGCTGGGTCAGCGCGGGTGAGATCAAGGTGACGATGCCGGGCGGTACGGCGCCGATTTTGCTGGAAGAGGAGCGGGGGGAGTTGAGTCGGGTCAGCCTGTTTGGTACGGCCCGAATGAGTGATTGACCTGGAGTTTGCTATCGCGAGCAGGCTCGCTCCTACAGTGGATGTGTGTCAGTCACAAAACCTGTAGGAGTGAGCATGCTCCGGGCGGCGATCCGACGATGGGGCCAGCCCAGTCAATGCATAGCTCAGCTCAAACCACTGAACTCCACCACCGGCATCGTCCGTTTCATCAACACCTTGCCATCGCGCACTGAATACAGGGGCAAACCCTGGCTGCGAATAACTTCATAGTCGCTGTCGGCGGACAGAATCAGCAGGTTCGCCGGACGCCCGCGCTCCAGTCCGTAACGCTCGCCCAGGGCCATGGCCTTGGCACTGTTGTCGGTCACCAGGTCCAGCGCGCTTTGCAAATTGCGGTAACCGAGCATGTGACAGATGTGTAAGCCCGCTTCGAGCACCCGCAGAATGTTGCCGTTGCCCAGCGGGTACCACGGGTCGACGATCGAGTCCTGGCCGAAGCACACGTTCATCCCCGCTTCCAGCAGCTCGTTGACTCGCGTCACGCCCCGGCGCTTCGGGAAGTTGTCGAAGCGGCCTTGCAGGTGGATGCTTTCGGTGGGGCAGGAGACAAAGCTGATTCCCGAATGCCCGAGCAGGCGAAACAGCTTGGCGCAGTAGGCGTTGTCATAAGAGCCCATGGCCGTGGTGTGACTGGCGGTGACCCGCGAACCCATATCGCGGCTGCGAGCCTCTTCGGCCAGCACTTCAAGAAAACGTGAATGCGGGTCGTCGGTTTCGTCGCAATGCACATCCACCAGGCAACCGCTGCGCTCGGCCAGGTCCATGAGGAACTTCACCGAGCTCACGCCCTGATCCCGGGTGTACTCGAAGTGCGGGATGCCGCCGACCACGTCTGCACCCATGCGGATCGCTTCTTCCATCAGTTCACGGCCATTGCGGTACGACTCGATGCCTTCCTGGGGAAACGCGACGATTTGCATGTCGACCAGGTGCCGGTTTTCCTCGCGCACCTCGAGCATGGCTTTGAGCGCCGTCAGTTGTGGGTCGGTGACGTCGACGTGAGTGCGCACGTGCTGGATGCCATGGGCGGCGAGGCTCTGGATGGTTTTACGGGCGCGGGTCTTGGTGTCTTCCTCGGTGATCGTCACCTTGCGCTCACCCCAGCACTCGATGCCTTCGAACAACGTACCACTCATGTTCCAGCGCGGTTCGCCGGCGGTCAGGGTCGCGTCGAGGTGAATGTGCGGCTCGACAAACGGCGGCACCACCAGGTTGCCGCCGGCATCCAGATCTTCGGGCCCCAGGGTCGGGGCCTCCGTCTGGCGGGCGATGCTGCTGATCAGGCCGTTCTCCAGGTACAACTCATGCAGGCCTTCCTGGTTGCGCAGACGGGCGTTGATGATGTGCATGAGATGAGTCCTTTTGGAAGATCGTGTAGTCGATACGTTATCCCGACTACGGCGTTCCCCGCCAGTGACATTGATCACTGTAGAACGACTGTGGGAGCGAGCCTGTTCGCGATAAGCGTTTGTCTGTCACATTGATGTTCAATGTGCCGACGCTATCGCGAGCAGGCTCGCTCCCACAGGGATATTGCGTTTGTTTGCCGGGTTATTCGCCGCGATAGAT
Proteins encoded:
- the codA gene encoding cytosine deaminase encodes the protein MHIINARLRNQEGLHELYLENGLISSIARQTEAPTLGPEDLDAGGNLVVPPFVEPHIHLDATLTAGEPRWNMSGTLFEGIECWGERKVTITEEDTKTRARKTIQSLAAHGIQHVRTHVDVTDPQLTALKAMLEVREENRHLVDMQIVAFPQEGIESYRNGRELMEEAIRMGADVVGGIPHFEYTRDQGVSSVKFLMDLAERSGCLVDVHCDETDDPHSRFLEVLAEEARSRDMGSRVTASHTTAMGSYDNAYCAKLFRLLGHSGISFVSCPTESIHLQGRFDNFPKRRGVTRVNELLEAGMNVCFGQDSIVDPWYPLGNGNILRVLEAGLHICHMLGYRNLQSALDLVTDNSAKAMALGERYGLERGRPANLLILSADSDYEVIRSQGLPLYSVRDGKVLMKRTMPVVEFSGLS